From a region of the Triticum aestivum cultivar Chinese Spring chromosome 7D, IWGSC CS RefSeq v2.1, whole genome shotgun sequence genome:
- the LOC123170861 gene encoding aspartic proteinase nepenthesin-1: MARPVARRSTTGSALAVTLLAWLLVLQLLLLAPAPAAARRATTVNQAPNSLSTKPPRSSTNALVKRARRRNRNTDQLGSAAADDAGYIVLYNVSIGATQNDVSGVVDLLNDFVWTTQCVAAPVRVPCASQTCRSLLANDTTDACGGNPPNGDDSCRYVYVYGPGINTTGFVANESVAVAVGDIAGSVVLGCSAANSTVPLEGEPGSFGFNRGPLSFVSQLSVNKFSYYLAADEAGSSDSESVVLLGDAAVPQTNRGGRSTPLLRGTAFPDVYYVNLTSIQVDGQALSGIPAGAFDLAADGSSGGVVMSTLTSVTRLQEDAYKAVRQAVASKITAQEVSGSAFAGGIFDLCYNAQAVAALTFPKLTLVFDGGEAPATLELTTVHYFFKDDVTGLQCLTMLPTPVGTPFGSVLGTMVQAGTNMIYDVGGETLTLEEGAAAPAPSQVVSLMAIASLLLAWVLLF, encoded by the coding sequence ATGGCGCGCCCCGTTGCCAGAAGGAGCACTACTGGCAGTGCGTTGGCCGTCACGCTGCTAGCTTGGCTACTTGTCCTCCAGCTTCTCCTcctggcgccggcgccggcggccgcgAGGAGGGCGACGACCGTCAACCAGGCGCCCAACTCTCTGTCCACAAAGCCGCCTAGGTCGAGCACCAACGCCCTGGTCAAAAGGGCGCGCCGTCGGAACCGTAACACGGACCAGCTGGGCAGCGCGGCGGCGGACGACGCCGGCTACATCGTCCTCTACAACGTCTCCATCGGGGCCACGCAGAACgacgtctccggcgtcgtcgaccTCCTCAACGATTTCGTCTGGACAACGCAGTGCGTGGCCGCGCCGGTCAGGGTCCCGTGCGCCAGCCAGACGTGCCGGAGCCTCCTGGCCAATGACACCACCGACGCCTGCGGCGGCAACCCTCCCAACGGCGACGATAGCTGCAGGTACGTCTACGTGTACGGGCCGGGGATCAACACCACCGGCTTCGTCGCCAACGAGTCGGTCGCCGTGGCCGTGGGGGACATCGCGGGCAGCGTGGTGTTGGGGTGCAGCGCCGCCAACAGCACGGTGCCCCTCGAAGGCGAGCCGGGCAGCTTCGGCTTCAACAGGGGCCCACTATCCTTCGTGTCGCAGCTCAGCGTCAACAAGTTCTCCTACTACCTGGCCGCCGACGAGGCCGGCAGCTCTGACTCCGAGAGCGTCGTGCTCCTCGGCGACGCCGCCGTGCCGCAGACCAACCGCGGCGGCCGCTCGACGCCGCTGCTTAGGGGCACCGCGTTCCCCGACGTTTACTACGTCAACCTCACCTCCATTCAGGTTGACGGCCAGGCCCTGAGCGGCATCCCCGCTGGGGCGTTCGACCTTGCCGCCGACGGCAGCTCCGGTGGCGTGGTCATGAGCACGCTCACCTCCGTCACCCGCCTCCAAGAGGACGCCTACAAGGCCGTGAGGCAGGCGGTAGCCAGCAAGATCACGGCGCAGGAGGTGAGCGGCTCAGCGTTCGCCGGCGGCATCTTCGACCTGTGCTACAACGCGCAGGCCGTGGCGGCGCTGACCTTCCCCAAGCTAACGCTGGTGTTCGACGGCGGGGAAGCACCTGCCACGCTGGAGCTCACGACGGTGCACTACTTCTTCAAGGACGACGTCACCGGGCTGCAGTGCCTCACCATGCTGCCGACGCCCGTGGGCACGCCGTTCGGCTCTGTTCTGGGAACAATGGTGCAGGCGGGCACCAACATGATCTACGACGTCGGCGGCGAGACGCTGACGCTCGAGGAGGGCGCAGCGGCTCCGGCCCCCTCACAGGTGGTGTCGCTCATGGCCATAGCCTCTCTGCTCCTTGCTTGGGTGCTACTCTTCTAG